From Rhodococcus antarcticus, the proteins below share one genomic window:
- a CDS encoding HAD-IA family hydrolase, with the protein MDEPLLLPCLGVLLDCDGVLVDSDASVHSAWGRWATEHGLDPATVVAMVYGRRSTDTVAALVDPSGHAAALARVVQLEVEQAHTVPPVPGAVELVTSMATGTWAVVTSAVRVLAVARLRAAGFPDPGVLVTGDDVDAGKPHPQGYLAGAAGLGLAPADTVVVEDAVAGVHAARAAGVGAVVGVGDRALQTDADLVVTDLRALRWTRGGLTAAGPGVLRAPGG; encoded by the coding sequence ACTCCGACGCGAGCGTGCACTCGGCCTGGGGCCGCTGGGCCACCGAGCACGGGCTGGACCCCGCGACGGTGGTGGCGATGGTCTACGGACGCCGCTCCACCGACACCGTCGCCGCGCTCGTCGACCCGTCCGGGCACGCCGCGGCGCTGGCTCGGGTGGTGCAGCTGGAGGTCGAGCAGGCGCACACCGTGCCGCCGGTCCCGGGGGCGGTCGAGCTGGTGACCTCCATGGCCACGGGCACGTGGGCGGTGGTGACGTCGGCCGTGCGGGTGCTCGCCGTGGCGCGGCTGCGCGCAGCGGGGTTCCCCGACCCGGGGGTGCTGGTCACCGGGGACGACGTGGACGCCGGCAAGCCCCACCCGCAGGGCTACCTCGCGGGGGCGGCCGGGCTCGGGCTCGCGCCGGCCGACACCGTCGTGGTCGAGGACGCCGTGGCCGGGGTGCACGCGGCTCGGGCCGCCGGCGTCGGCGCCGTGGTGGGGGTGGGCGACCGGGCGCTGCAGACCGACGCGGACCTCGTCGTGACCGACCTGCGCGCACTGCGCTGGACCCGGGGTGGGCTCACCGCCGCCGGCCCCGGGGTGCTGCGGGCGCCCGGGGGCTGA
- a CDS encoding SDR family NAD(P)-dependent oxidoreductase — protein MEISGAAAVVTGGASGLGAATAAALAERGAVVFGLDLPASIEKAGDDVPAGVTLIGADVTSDADVRAAMEQVSAAGVPLRVVVSCAGIGPSARILGRKGPHDLELFRTVLTVNVLGTFNVLRLAAEVMAATEAGPDGQRGVVVNTASIAAFDGQVGQVAYAASKGAVAGMTLPAARDLAQFGIRVNTIAPGVVDTPMLATVSDEFRAGLSAGVPFPQRLATPAEFARLVTMIVEHDYLNGETIRMDGALRMAPR, from the coding sequence ATGGAGATCTCAGGAGCAGCAGCGGTGGTCACGGGCGGCGCGTCGGGGCTGGGAGCGGCCACGGCGGCCGCACTGGCCGAGCGGGGCGCGGTGGTGTTCGGGCTCGACCTGCCCGCGTCGATCGAGAAGGCCGGCGACGACGTGCCCGCCGGCGTCACCCTGATCGGTGCGGACGTCACCAGCGACGCGGACGTCCGCGCGGCCATGGAGCAGGTGAGCGCGGCCGGGGTCCCGCTGCGGGTGGTGGTGAGCTGCGCCGGCATCGGACCGTCGGCCCGCATCCTGGGGCGCAAGGGCCCCCACGACCTGGAGCTGTTCCGCACCGTCCTCACGGTCAACGTGCTCGGCACCTTCAACGTGCTCCGCCTGGCGGCCGAGGTCATGGCCGCGACCGAGGCCGGGCCCGACGGACAGCGCGGAGTGGTCGTGAACACCGCCTCGATCGCCGCCTTCGACGGGCAGGTCGGACAGGTCGCGTACGCCGCGTCCAAGGGTGCGGTGGCCGGGATGACGCTGCCTGCCGCGCGCGACCTGGCGCAGTTCGGGATCCGGGTCAACACCATCGCACCGGGGGTCGTCGACACCCCGATGCTCGCCACCGTCAGCGACGAGTTCCGCGCGGGGCTCAGCGCCGGGGTCCCCTTCCCGCAGCGCCTGGCGACGCCGGCGGAGTTCGCCCGGCTGGTGACGATGATCGTGGAGCACGACTACCTCAACGGCGAGACCATCCGGATGGACGGCGCGCTGCGCATGGCCCCCCGCTAG
- a CDS encoding DUF475 domain-containing protein encodes MILKTFGWSLAVTVVALAGSLLLGGTTALAIVAILIVLEISLSFDNAVVNATILKKMNEFWQKIFLTVGVLIAVFGMRLLFPLVLVSITASINPVEVVRLAIDGGSVDQPGTYANLLTDAHPAIAGFGGMFLGMLFLDWLFEERETTWLSWLERPLQRIGSLDQLSVVVAGIALVVAALTLAPDGKQSTVMIAGLLGIVTYLLVNGLGSLFEEGGSTEGEESGTGEIVRASGKAAFFLFLYLEVLDASFSFDGVVGAFAISQDIFVIATGLGVGAFWIRSLTVYLVRQGTLDDYVYLEHGAHWAIGALAVLLLVTIEYKVPEVITGLIGVGFIGAAFLNSVMRNRRVAATTGETPHVHADV; translated from the coding sequence GTGATCCTCAAGACCTTCGGCTGGTCGCTCGCCGTCACCGTCGTCGCGCTCGCCGGCTCGTTGCTGCTCGGCGGCACCACGGCGCTGGCGATCGTCGCCATCCTCATCGTCCTGGAGATCTCGCTCAGCTTCGACAACGCCGTGGTCAACGCCACGATCCTGAAGAAGATGAACGAGTTCTGGCAGAAGATCTTCCTGACCGTCGGCGTGCTCATCGCCGTGTTCGGGATGCGTCTGCTGTTCCCGCTGGTGCTGGTCAGCATCACCGCGAGCATCAACCCGGTCGAGGTGGTGCGGCTGGCGATCGACGGCGGTTCGGTCGACCAGCCCGGCACCTACGCGAACCTGCTCACCGACGCGCACCCGGCCATCGCGGGCTTCGGCGGCATGTTCCTCGGGATGCTGTTCCTGGACTGGCTGTTCGAGGAGCGTGAGACCACCTGGCTGTCCTGGCTGGAGAGGCCGCTGCAGCGCATCGGGTCGCTGGACCAGCTGTCCGTGGTCGTCGCCGGCATCGCCCTGGTGGTCGCGGCCCTCACCCTGGCCCCGGACGGCAAGCAGTCGACGGTGATGATCGCCGGGCTGCTGGGCATCGTGACCTACCTGCTCGTCAACGGCCTGGGCTCGCTGTTCGAGGAGGGCGGGTCCACCGAGGGCGAGGAGTCCGGCACCGGGGAGATCGTCCGGGCGAGCGGCAAGGCGGCCTTCTTCCTCTTCCTCTACCTCGAGGTGCTCGACGCCTCCTTCTCCTTCGACGGGGTGGTCGGTGCGTTCGCGATCAGCCAGGACATCTTCGTCATCGCCACGGGCCTCGGGGTGGGTGCCTTCTGGATCCGGTCGCTCACCGTCTACCTGGTCCGCCAGGGCACGCTGGACGACTACGTCTACCTCGAGCACGGCGCACACTGGGCCATCGGCGCACTCGCGGTGCTGCTGCTGGTCACCATCGAGTACAAGGTGCCCGAGGTGATCACCGGCCTCATCGGGGTCGGCTTCATCGGCGCCGCGTTCCTCAACTCCGTCATGCGGAACCGACGTGTCGCCGCCACGACGGGCGAGACCCCGCACGTGCACGCCGACGTCTGA
- a CDS encoding VOC family protein encodes MPKPVPFLWFDGQAEAAAELYTSVFPRSAITEISRTGPGEPAMTVSFTLDGEPFTALNGGPQFAFTEAISFQVPCADQEEVDRYWSLLSEGGEEGRCGWLKDRFGLSWQVVPTALPGLLGDPDPDRAQRAMTAMMGMAKLDIAAMRAAADAG; translated from the coding sequence ATGCCAAAGCCCGTCCCGTTCCTGTGGTTCGACGGCCAGGCCGAGGCGGCCGCCGAGCTCTACACCAGCGTGTTCCCCCGCTCGGCGATCACCGAGATCAGCCGGACCGGACCGGGCGAGCCGGCGATGACGGTGTCCTTCACCCTGGACGGCGAGCCGTTCACCGCGCTCAACGGCGGACCCCAGTTCGCGTTCACCGAGGCCATCTCCTTCCAGGTGCCGTGCGCGGACCAGGAGGAGGTCGACCGCTACTGGTCGCTGCTCTCCGAGGGGGGCGAGGAAGGCCGGTGCGGGTGGCTCAAGGACCGCTTCGGTCTCTCCTGGCAGGTCGTGCCGACGGCACTGCCGGGGCTGCTGGGCGACCCCGACCCGGACCGCGCACAGCGCGCCATGACCGCGATGATGGGCATGGCCAAGCTGGACATCGCGGCGATGCGGGCAGCAGCCGACGCGGGCTGA
- a CDS encoding GGDEF domain-containing protein: MGGLRARVGGLIRSFAAAVAGPVPLVALRAEVTVPAGRVVPEEVAALRVLQQVTQRVHASLDLTDTLDAVARGVLEATIFSVVTINLRRPSGDFEVVSVEGSDDARAALLGQVRPGDVLLKMLARLEEQELDERWGTLLFSGHQFMPPEVVAVPWFVPDMAVSDDPEAWHPMDALFAPLVSPSGLLLGTLSVDVPRDGRLPSREQCGLLALFAEHAAIAVEHARMTAAVAAHRDEMTHAAQHDPLTGLANRALLMERGADAVAAGSGVGVVVVDLDGFKAVNDTFGHRAGDDVLRVLAARMRACARAQDLVARTGGDEFAVVVPLHGGMGPEVLPALADRLRRVCSEPVTSHRGCHQVGASVGTAVFEVGSSFEETLAVADDAMFADKRSKRSPQDGSRSRD; this comes from the coding sequence GTGGGGGGGCTGCGAGCGCGGGTGGGCGGGCTGATCCGGAGCTTCGCTGCTGCTGTGGCGGGCCCGGTGCCCCTGGTCGCGCTGCGCGCGGAGGTCACCGTGCCGGCGGGGCGCGTCGTGCCCGAGGAGGTCGCGGCACTGCGGGTGCTGCAGCAGGTGACCCAGCGGGTGCACGCCAGCCTGGACCTCACCGACACGTTGGACGCGGTGGCCCGGGGCGTGCTCGAGGCCACCATCTTCTCGGTGGTGACGATCAACCTGCGTCGCCCGTCGGGTGATTTCGAGGTCGTGTCCGTCGAGGGTTCGGACGACGCGCGTGCCGCGCTGCTGGGCCAGGTGAGACCCGGTGACGTCCTGCTGAAGATGCTGGCGCGGCTGGAGGAGCAGGAGCTGGACGAGCGGTGGGGGACGCTGCTGTTCTCCGGTCACCAGTTCATGCCCCCCGAGGTCGTGGCGGTGCCGTGGTTCGTCCCGGACATGGCGGTGTCCGACGATCCCGAGGCGTGGCACCCGATGGACGCGCTGTTCGCCCCGCTGGTGTCACCGTCGGGCCTGCTGCTGGGCACCCTGAGCGTCGACGTGCCCCGCGACGGCCGCCTCCCCTCGCGTGAGCAGTGCGGTCTGCTCGCGCTGTTCGCCGAGCACGCGGCGATCGCCGTCGAGCACGCCAGGATGACCGCTGCCGTGGCGGCCCACCGCGACGAGATGACCCACGCCGCCCAGCACGACCCGTTGACCGGGCTCGCGAACCGGGCCCTGCTCATGGAGCGGGGCGCCGACGCCGTCGCAGCAGGCAGCGGGGTCGGGGTGGTGGTCGTGGACCTCGACGGGTTCAAGGCGGTCAACGACACGTTCGGTCACCGGGCCGGCGACGACGTTCTCCGGGTGCTGGCCGCCCGGATGCGGGCCTGCGCCCGGGCGCAGGACCTGGTCGCCCGGACCGGGGGTGACGAGTTCGCGGTGGTCGTCCCGCTGCACGGGGGGATGGGCCCGGAGGTTCTCCCGGCGCTCGCCGACCGGTTGCGCCGGGTCTGCTCCGAGCCGGTGACCAGCCACCGCGGGTGCCACCAGGTCGGGGCCAGCGTGGGCACCGCGGTGTTCGAGGTGGGGTCGAGCTTCGAGGAGACGCTCGCCGTCGCCGACGACGCGATGTTCGCCGACAAGCGCAGCAAGCGCAGCCCGCAGGACGGGAGCAGGTCCCGGGACTGA
- a CDS encoding HAD family hydrolase: protein MSVPRSRVLVCTDLDRTVIYSAAALALTGPDRDAPRLLCVEVYQQAPLSYVTETAAGTLVDLAAATTLVPTTTRTPEQYLRVHLPGAPPRFAITANGGRLLVDGVVDGDWSVHVAEQLTASAPLEEVHARLGGAGDFLLRLRTAEDLFAYAVVDRSALPGAWVDELGAWCAERGWGVSVQGRKVYCVPQGLRKSTAAAEVTRRTACTTMLAAGDSLLDTDLLLAADAAIRPAHGELHETGFTAPHLQVTRSSGVLAGEELVAWLLARAAAGPTAP from the coding sequence GTGAGCGTCCCCCGGTCCCGGGTGCTCGTCTGCACCGACCTCGACCGCACCGTCATCTACTCCGCCGCGGCGCTGGCCCTGACCGGACCGGACCGCGACGCCCCCCGGCTGCTCTGCGTCGAGGTCTACCAGCAGGCGCCGCTGAGCTACGTCACCGAGACCGCGGCCGGCACCCTCGTGGACCTGGCCGCGGCCACGACCCTGGTCCCCACCACCACCCGCACCCCGGAGCAGTACCTGCGGGTGCACCTGCCGGGTGCGCCCCCGCGGTTCGCGATCACCGCGAACGGCGGGCGCCTGCTGGTCGACGGGGTGGTGGACGGCGACTGGTCCGTCCACGTCGCCGAGCAGCTCACCGCCAGCGCCCCGCTGGAGGAGGTCCACGCCCGGCTCGGCGGGGCCGGGGACTTCCTGCTGCGGCTGCGCACCGCGGAGGACCTGTTCGCCTACGCCGTGGTGGACCGGTCGGCGCTGCCGGGGGCCTGGGTGGACGAGCTGGGGGCCTGGTGCGCGGAGCGCGGGTGGGGGGTGAGCGTGCAGGGGCGCAAGGTCTACTGCGTGCCGCAGGGGCTCCGGAAGTCGACGGCCGCCGCGGAGGTGACCCGCCGCACCGCGTGCACGACGATGCTGGCGGCCGGCGACTCCCTGCTGGACACCGACCTGCTGCTGGCCGCCGACGCCGCGATCCGCCCCGCCCACGGCGAGCTGCACGAGACGGGGTTCACCGCCCCGCACCTCCAGGTCACCCGTTCCTCCGGCGTCCTGGCCGGGGAGGAGCTGGTGGCGTGGCTGCTGGCTCGGGCCGCCGCGGGGCCGACGGCGCCATGA
- a CDS encoding cysteine protease StiP family protein codes for MPPALHGPQFGSYAAEEVSWLLTDLSDVELEAPTEEREEAVQSGGAHYAESLPVEYQPDPAYLDLFHDALRHDASRLAHAVGVVTEILLAERGPHLVLASLARAGTPVGILVRRWAAHVHGLDLPHVAVSIVRGRGIDPVALSWLADRYDPASVVFVDGWTGKGAITAELTAALDAHHAATGQRFDDALAVLADPGYCVRTFGTRQDYLIPSACLNSTVSGLVSRTVLNAEHIGPGQFHGAKFYAELAASDVSNAFLDAVTAEFDGVRESVLVDAPVLAATDRTPTWQGWEAVRRISVEHGIGSENLVKPGVGETTRVLLRRVPWKVLVRPDALGELAHVLLLAEQRGVPVEQVEDLAYSCVGLIHPQFTRGATGADGTGV; via the coding sequence CTGCCCCCCGCCCTGCACGGACCGCAGTTCGGCTCGTACGCCGCCGAGGAGGTGTCCTGGCTGCTCACCGACCTCTCCGACGTCGAGCTGGAGGCACCGACGGAGGAGCGTGAGGAGGCCGTGCAGTCCGGCGGCGCCCACTACGCGGAGAGCCTGCCGGTGGAGTACCAGCCGGACCCGGCCTACCTCGACCTGTTCCACGACGCCCTGCGGCACGACGCGTCCCGGCTGGCGCACGCCGTCGGCGTCGTGACCGAGATCCTGCTGGCCGAGCGCGGGCCGCACCTGGTGCTCGCCTCCCTGGCCCGCGCGGGCACCCCGGTGGGGATCCTGGTGCGGCGCTGGGCCGCCCACGTGCACGGCCTCGACCTGCCGCACGTCGCGGTGTCCATCGTGCGCGGTCGAGGCATCGACCCGGTGGCGCTGAGCTGGCTCGCCGACCGGTACGACCCGGCGTCAGTGGTCTTCGTCGACGGCTGGACGGGCAAGGGTGCGATCACCGCCGAGCTCACCGCCGCCCTGGACGCCCACCACGCCGCCACGGGCCAGCGCTTCGACGACGCCCTCGCCGTGCTCGCCGATCCCGGGTACTGCGTGCGCACCTTCGGAACCCGGCAGGACTACCTCATCCCGTCGGCGTGCCTGAACTCCACCGTGAGCGGGCTCGTCTCCCGCACCGTGCTCAACGCCGAGCACATCGGGCCCGGGCAGTTCCACGGCGCGAAGTTCTACGCCGAGCTGGCCGCCAGCGACGTGTCGAACGCGTTCCTGGACGCCGTGACCGCGGAGTTCGACGGCGTTCGCGAGTCGGTGCTGGTCGACGCCCCGGTGCTCGCCGCCACCGACCGCACGCCCACCTGGCAGGGCTGGGAGGCGGTGCGGCGGATCAGTGTCGAGCACGGCATCGGCAGCGAGAACCTGGTCAAGCCCGGGGTGGGGGAGACCACGCGGGTGCTGCTGCGCCGGGTGCCCTGGAAGGTGCTCGTGCGTCCCGACGCCCTGGGCGAGCTGGCCCACGTCCTCCTGCTCGCCGAGCAGCGCGGGGTGCCGGTGGAGCAGGTCGAGGACCTGGCCTACAGCTGCGTCGGCCTGATCCACCCGCAGTTCACCCGGGGCGCGACGGGCGCGGACGGGACGGGCGTGTGA
- a CDS encoding phosphoribosyltransferase family protein — translation MTAGGTGAWVAQRLGVHVDGDGVAQLVGLALRRNPRRAHLLVSRVLGKHVPTDPRLVRAAGLALGALVAEVLDGRVRPRVDLGPALDGEPGAAAAARDAAVAIAASVTVSAGSGSSVTVPAGSGSSVTVPAGSGSSVTVLGYAETATALGHLVAEALDADVYLHSTRRSVPGASAAGGFAEEHSHATEHLLLPSDPGVLTGSGPLVLVDDELSTGRTVANTLRALHLLAPRSHYVVAALVDLRTPQDHAVLQRLAAELGSRVDVVALAAGTVRVPEDVLVAGAALVAAHAPGAAVGAGSGTPVLTHPVLTLPVLADPVRVDLGWPVALPDGGRHGVLRAHRARLEVELPAMAARLAATLPRTGEVLVLGFEELMHAPLRLAEALADAYPGLVVRSSTTTRSPVLAVDAAGYAIRHRLVFAAHDHPADGPGERYAYNIAPGRFDAVVLVVDTPGDTPELAVLLQALAGVTASVVLAVLPSYLPEGPQ, via the coding sequence GTGACGGCCGGCGGGACGGGCGCCTGGGTGGCGCAGCGGCTGGGGGTGCACGTCGACGGCGACGGGGTGGCGCAGCTCGTGGGCCTGGCCCTTCGCCGCAACCCCCGGCGGGCGCACCTGCTGGTCAGCCGGGTGCTGGGCAAGCACGTCCCGACCGACCCGCGCCTGGTCCGCGCGGCCGGGCTCGCGCTGGGTGCGCTGGTGGCGGAGGTGCTCGACGGGCGGGTGCGCCCGAGGGTGGACCTGGGCCCGGCCCTGGACGGCGAGCCCGGTGCGGCCGCGGCCGCGCGGGACGCCGCGGTGGCGATCGCGGCCAGCGTGACCGTGTCCGCGGGGAGCGGGTCCAGCGTGACCGTGCCCGCGGGGAGCGGGTCCAGCGTGACCGTGCCCGCGGGGAGCGGGTCCAGCGTGACCGTGCTGGGCTACGCCGAGACGGCCACCGCCCTCGGGCACCTGGTGGCGGAGGCCCTGGACGCCGACGTCTACCTGCACTCCACCCGGCGGTCGGTGCCGGGTGCGAGCGCGGCCGGCGGGTTCGCCGAGGAGCACAGCCACGCCACCGAGCACCTCCTGCTGCCCTCGGACCCGGGGGTGCTCACCGGCTCCGGGCCGCTCGTGCTGGTCGACGACGAGCTCTCCACCGGGCGCACGGTGGCCAACACCCTGCGGGCGCTGCACCTGCTGGCGCCCCGGTCGCACTACGTGGTGGCGGCGCTGGTGGACCTGCGGACGCCCCAGGACCACGCCGTGCTGCAGCGCCTGGCCGCCGAGCTCGGGTCCCGGGTGGACGTCGTCGCGCTGGCTGCGGGCACGGTCCGGGTGCCGGAGGACGTGCTGGTCGCCGGGGCCGCTCTCGTGGCCGCGCACGCCCCGGGTGCAGCCGTGGGCGCCGGGTCGGGCACCCCCGTCCTGACGCACCCCGTCCTGACGCTCCCCGTCCTGGCTGACCCCGTGCGGGTGGACCTGGGGTGGCCGGTGGCGCTGCCCGACGGTGGTCGGCACGGGGTGCTCCGCGCCCACCGGGCCCGGCTCGAGGTCGAGCTCCCCGCGATGGCCGCGCGGCTGGCCGCGACCCTGCCCCGCACCGGCGAGGTCCTGGTGCTCGGGTTCGAGGAGCTCATGCACGCCCCGCTGCGGCTGGCCGAGGCGCTCGCCGACGCGTACCCCGGACTCGTGGTCCGCAGCTCCACCACCACCCGCTCGCCCGTGCTCGCCGTCGACGCCGCGGGCTACGCGATCCGCCACCGGCTCGTCTTCGCCGCCCACGACCACCCGGCCGACGGCCCCGGCGAGCGCTACGCCTACAACATCGCCCCCGGTCGGTTCGACGCGGTGGTGCTCGTGGTCGACACCCCGGGCGACACCCCCGAGCTGGCCGTCCTGCTGCAGGCCCTGGCCGGCGTGACCGCGTCGGTGGTCCTGGCCGTGCTCCCGTCGTACCTCCCGGAAGGCCCGCAGTGA
- a CDS encoding HpcH/HpaI aldolase/citrate lyase family protein, with protein MSTTVIHYEFLTEDERARLFHVRPEPLTADSPLELQAVALGATLYSPATRPNLAKDVVRSRERGVTSSVLCLEDSVPDDRLADAEDNLVAQLGTVHADRPPTPWLFVRVRTPEQVTDLVRRLGPAVDTLRGFVLPKFTPTTGPGFLDAVREASERAGVPLLAMPVVESPEVIHLESRAAVLGELHALLQSARDRVLAVRLGATDFSGTYGLRRSGDMTVYDVRLVAGVIADVVNVLGRTDGTGFAVTGPVWEYFTSGERIFKPRLRESVFAEHGARELRHQIMLMDLDGLIREVELDKANGLTGKTVIHPTHVAAVHALSVVSHEEHGDAQDVLGRSGAGGVLPSGYGNKMNEVNPHRGWATKVLRRAQAFGVAREDVSYVDFLVASSHQ; from the coding sequence GTGTCCACAACCGTGATCCACTACGAGTTCCTCACCGAGGACGAGCGGGCCCGGCTGTTCCACGTCCGGCCGGAGCCGTTGACGGCGGACAGCCCGCTGGAGCTCCAGGCCGTCGCGCTCGGGGCCACCCTCTACAGCCCGGCCACCCGACCGAACCTGGCGAAGGACGTGGTGCGCAGCCGCGAGCGCGGGGTGACCAGCTCCGTGCTGTGCCTGGAGGACTCGGTGCCCGACGACCGGCTCGCGGACGCCGAGGACAACCTCGTCGCCCAGCTGGGCACCGTGCACGCCGACCGGCCGCCCACCCCGTGGCTGTTCGTGCGGGTGCGGACGCCGGAGCAGGTCACCGACCTCGTGCGTCGGCTGGGCCCGGCCGTGGACACGCTGCGCGGGTTCGTGCTGCCCAAGTTCACCCCGACGACGGGACCGGGCTTCCTCGACGCGGTGCGGGAAGCCTCCGAGCGGGCGGGGGTGCCGCTGCTCGCCATGCCCGTGGTCGAGAGCCCCGAGGTGATCCACCTGGAGAGCCGGGCGGCCGTGCTGGGTGAGCTGCACGCGCTGCTGCAGTCCGCGCGCGACCGGGTGCTGGCGGTGCGGCTGGGGGCGACGGACTTCTCCGGCACGTACGGGCTGCGGCGATCGGGCGACATGACGGTGTACGACGTGCGGCTGGTGGCCGGCGTCATCGCCGACGTCGTGAACGTGCTGGGCCGCACCGACGGCACGGGGTTCGCCGTCACCGGGCCCGTGTGGGAGTACTTCACCAGCGGTGAGCGCATCTTCAAGCCGCGCCTGCGCGAGTCGGTCTTCGCCGAGCACGGGGCGCGCGAGCTGCGTCACCAGATCATGCTCATGGACCTCGACGGGCTGATCCGGGAGGTGGAGCTGGACAAGGCGAACGGGCTCACCGGCAAGACCGTCATCCACCCCACCCACGTGGCTGCCGTGCACGCCCTGTCGGTGGTGAGCCACGAGGAGCACGGCGACGCCCAGGACGTGCTGGGCCGCAGCGGCGCGGGCGGCGTGCTGCCCAGCGGCTACGGCAACAAGATGAACGAGGTGAACCCGCACCGCGGCTGGGCCACCAAGGTCCTGCGGCGGGCCCAGGCGTTCGGGGTGGCCCGCGAGGACGTGTCCTACGTTGACTTCCTCGTCGCCAGCAGCCACCAGTGA
- a CDS encoding LacI family DNA-binding transcriptional regulator, translated as MPVEVEPRRRARRAGPTIDDVAAAAGVSRGTVSRVLNGGHGASPAAATAVTAAVSATGYVANHSARTLAGARSGAVALVVTESQERLFEDPTFSVLLRELTTRLTAQGFTLFLALATEPETRAGIVRQVRSGLLDGVLLVSTHGDEPLFAELLDAGAAAVVLGPALGRGVELPQVRAQNRTGARELTRHLLSRGRTRVAVLAGPTDTAGAHERVAGWADALPGEPDPCMVEHAAEYSHEAGREAMSVLLARRPDLDAVFVASDLLAGGALVALADAGRSVPGDVAVGGFDDSVLARTSAPPLTTVHLPHDLVAQGLVDLLLQRLDGGRPGPVTVPTWLVIRGSS; from the coding sequence GTGCCCGTGGAGGTCGAGCCGCGCCGTCGCGCCCGCCGTGCCGGTCCCACCATCGACGACGTCGCCGCCGCCGCCGGGGTCTCCCGCGGCACGGTGTCCCGGGTGCTCAACGGTGGGCACGGGGCCAGTCCCGCGGCCGCCACCGCGGTGACCGCCGCCGTCTCGGCCACCGGCTACGTGGCGAACCACTCCGCCCGCACCCTGGCCGGGGCCCGCTCGGGCGCGGTGGCCCTGGTGGTGACCGAGTCCCAGGAGCGGCTGTTCGAGGACCCCACGTTCAGCGTGCTGCTGCGCGAGCTGACCACCCGGCTCACCGCGCAGGGGTTCACCCTGTTCCTCGCGCTGGCCACCGAGCCCGAGACGCGGGCCGGGATCGTGCGGCAGGTGCGCAGCGGGCTGCTCGACGGGGTGCTGCTGGTCTCCACCCACGGCGACGAGCCTCTGTTCGCCGAGCTGCTCGACGCCGGGGCCGCCGCCGTGGTGCTCGGTCCGGCGCTCGGGCGGGGGGTGGAGCTGCCCCAGGTCCGGGCGCAGAACCGCACCGGGGCACGCGAGCTCACCCGGCACCTGCTCTCCCGCGGCCGCACCCGGGTGGCGGTGCTCGCCGGTCCCACCGACACCGCCGGCGCCCACGAGCGGGTGGCCGGGTGGGCCGACGCCCTGCCCGGTGAGCCGGACCCGTGCATGGTCGAGCACGCCGCGGAGTACAGCCACGAGGCGGGCCGGGAGGCCATGTCGGTCCTGCTGGCGCGCCGGCCGGACCTGGACGCGGTGTTCGTCGCGTCGGACCTGCTCGCGGGCGGTGCGCTGGTGGCGCTGGCCGACGCGGGCCGCTCGGTCCCGGGCGACGTCGCGGTGGGTGGCTTCGACGACTCGGTCCTCGCGCGGACCTCGGCGCCCCCGCTGACCACCGTGCACCTGCCCCACGACCTGGTCGCGCAGGGGCTCGTGGACCTGCTGCTGCAGCGCCTCGACGGGGGGCGCCCGGGCCCGGTGACCGTGCCGACCTGGCTGGTCATCCGAGGCTCGAGCTGA